One Rhodoluna sp. KAS3 DNA window includes the following coding sequences:
- a CDS encoding CCA tRNA nucleotidyltransferase, whose product MRSVAEALANLERTTDSPLFVTLGRIFTDAGHEISLVGGPVRDAFLGRKAPDLDFTTSATPDETIAILKPHVDAFWDIGRAFGTIGARMGDDTVEITTYRADKYDVDSRKPEVVFGKSLEDDLFRRDFTVNSMALRLPDKVFVDPFKGLQDLIDGVLRTPGKPEDSFSDDPLRMMRGARFASQLGFEIEPATFEAMTAMAERIEIISAERVQVELTKLMLGDNPRAGLTALVDSGLAALVLPELPALKLESDEHHHHKDVYEHTLTVVEQAIDYEKDYNLEGDFILRFAALMHDCGKPATKRLEPGGAVSFYHHDVVGAKLAAKRMKALRFDNDSIKAVSRLIELHLRFFGYSDQAWTDSAIRRYVRDADDQLLRLHALTRADVTTRNKRKADRLAHAYDDLEHRIAVIQEQEELNSLRPDLSGEQIMAILDLRPGREVGEAYKFLMELRLEEGPIGPEEAEKRLLAWWHSR is encoded by the coding sequence ATGCGCTCTGTGGCTGAAGCTTTGGCAAATCTTGAACGGACTACCGATAGTCCCCTATTTGTCACACTCGGTCGAATTTTCACCGATGCCGGCCATGAAATCTCGCTGGTGGGCGGCCCGGTGCGCGATGCCTTTCTTGGCCGCAAGGCTCCAGACCTAGATTTCACTACTTCGGCCACCCCCGATGAAACCATCGCGATTCTCAAGCCACACGTTGATGCCTTTTGGGACATTGGGCGCGCTTTTGGAACCATCGGTGCCCGAATGGGTGACGACACCGTAGAAATCACCACCTACCGCGCTGATAAATACGACGTCGATAGCCGTAAGCCGGAGGTTGTGTTTGGCAAAAGCCTTGAAGACGACCTTTTTCGCCGAGATTTCACCGTTAACTCAATGGCACTGCGACTGCCAGACAAGGTGTTTGTTGACCCATTCAAGGGGCTCCAAGATCTGATTGACGGCGTCCTCCGCACCCCTGGCAAGCCTGAAGATTCATTCAGCGATGACCCGCTTCGCATGATGCGCGGTGCCCGCTTTGCATCGCAGTTGGGGTTTGAAATCGAGCCGGCAACCTTTGAAGCCATGACGGCAATGGCCGAGCGGATTGAAATTATTTCGGCCGAGCGGGTTCAGGTTGAACTAACCAAATTGATGCTTGGAGACAACCCTCGCGCCGGACTGACCGCCCTAGTTGACAGCGGTTTGGCGGCCCTGGTCTTGCCAGAATTGCCCGCCCTAAAGCTTGAATCTGATGAACACCACCATCACAAGGATGTCTACGAGCACACCCTCACCGTGGTGGAGCAGGCGATTGACTACGAAAAGGATTACAACCTCGAGGGCGACTTCATCCTGCGCTTTGCCGCCCTGATGCATGACTGCGGCAAGCCGGCCACCAAACGCCTTGAGCCGGGTGGCGCGGTTTCGTTCTATCACCACGATGTTGTCGGGGCCAAGCTTGCTGCCAAGCGCATGAAGGCACTGCGGTTTGATAATGACTCGATCAAGGCGGTTTCTCGGCTAATTGAATTGCACCTACGGTTCTTTGGCTACAGCGACCAAGCCTGGACCGACTCGGCAATTCGGCGTTACGTGCGCGACGCTGACGATCAACTGCTGCGCCTGCACGCCCTGACTCGAGCCGATGTGACCACCAGAAACAAGCGCAAGGCCGACCGGTTGGCCCATGCCTACGATGATTTGGAGCACCGAATCGCGGTCATTCAGGAGCAGGAAGAGCTGAATTCGCTGCGCCCAGACCTTTCGGGTGAACAGATTATGGCGATTCTGGACCTCCGCCCAGGCCGCGAAGTTGGCGAGGCTTATAAATTCTTGATGGAGCTGCGTCTCGAAGAGGGCCCGATTGGCCCAGAAGAAGCAGAAAAACGCTTGCTTGCGTGGTGGCACAGCCGGTAG
- a CDS encoding NUDIX hydrolase, with amino-acid sequence MNQQSAGPNRGRRLTRVEETSSGGFVLAADGSLQVALIGRLNRGGRIDWCVPKGHPEGQESLEEAAVREIAEETGLEVEIIEALGSIRYEFAAGHKLISKTVHHFLMRQIGGELTVENDPQHEAVDVKWFAVDGLQKTLSHENERRIARGVEEWIERNL; translated from the coding sequence ATGAATCAACAGAGCGCCGGTCCAAATCGTGGTCGCCGCTTAACGCGAGTTGAAGAAACCTCTTCGGGTGGTTTTGTTTTGGCTGCAGACGGTTCATTGCAGGTAGCCCTGATTGGGCGCCTAAATCGCGGTGGGCGCATTGATTGGTGCGTGCCAAAGGGCCACCCTGAGGGCCAAGAATCCCTCGAAGAAGCAGCGGTTCGTGAGATTGCCGAAGAAACCGGCCTCGAAGTCGAAATCATTGAGGCTTTGGGCTCAATTCGCTACGAATTTGCCGCCGGTCACAAGTTGATCTCCAAGACTGTGCACCACTTTTTGATGCGCCAGATTGGTGGCGAGCTGACCGTTGAGAATGACCCTCAGCACGAGGCCGTAGATGTCAAATGGTTCGCCGTAGACGGATTACAAAAGACTTTGTCCCACGAAAACGAGCGCAGAATTGCGCGTGGGGTTGAAGAGTGGATTGAGAGAAACCTCTAG
- a CDS encoding DUF6049 family protein → MRRFLALALAAVLAIGSISASSASVPTISLAKSDVREVEVDGVYVVRGSDINLVSRESKVPIRIQNDFDEDVRVHVHAQPNNSRLIVPEVVEIVVPAQTEVTAQVPVKAIANGGVGLQVWLTTFSGIQLGRSVVITMEINADVESFLLIGLGTLVVLLGTVGVIRTKRKNRLRHEAEAAETLEVQA, encoded by the coding sequence GTGCGGCGGTTTTTGGCGCTGGCATTGGCCGCGGTTTTAGCTATTGGTTCAATTTCGGCATCATCGGCGTCGGTTCCGACCATTTCTCTCGCCAAATCTGACGTTCGTGAAGTCGAGGTAGATGGCGTTTATGTAGTTCGCGGTTCAGACATCAACCTGGTTTCACGTGAATCCAAGGTTCCGATTCGAATCCAAAACGACTTCGATGAAGACGTGCGCGTTCACGTTCACGCTCAACCAAACAACAGCCGCCTGATTGTTCCGGAAGTTGTTGAAATCGTGGTTCCGGCCCAAACCGAAGTTACCGCCCAGGTACCGGTCAAGGCCATTGCCAACGGGGGCGTGGGCCTTCAGGTTTGGCTAACCACGTTTTCTGGCATCCAACTTGGTCGTTCAGTGGTCATAACAATGGAAATCAACGCCGATGTTGAGTCATTTCTATTGATTGGCCTAGGCACCCTGGTGGTTTTGCTCGGAACAGTGGGTGTGATTCGCACCAAACGTAAAAACCGCCTGCGCCACGAGGCCGAGGCCGCCGAGACGTTAGAGGTTCAAGCTTGA